The following proteins are encoded in a genomic region of Cryptomeria japonica chromosome 11, Sugi_1.0, whole genome shotgun sequence:
- the LOC131032671 gene encoding putative receptor-like protein kinase At3g47110, with product MHSLLRICFILFIFLLPCTSAFTDEQSLLDFRNSITLDPLNALANWISTIHFCNWTGVTCDSAKNRVQILQLPDLELEGSISPSIGNLSFLIQLNLINNSFVGQIPQEIGRIQGLQNLYLSINLLEGSIPRNLTSCKELKELILSSNLLTGTIPSELDLLTNLRVLKLGSNNLCGNIPPSLGNLSYLETLSMEDLDLEGHIPPELGMLSSLTSFIMFGNSGLTGPIPLSISNNSGLVELALYSNSLTGTIPLELGKLSRLKILYLWDNQLRGTIPATIANCTQLIRLDLELNHLNGEVPLELSKLSLLKSLSLSSNQLVSGSSVTIPILTALRNCTVLSSLMIHDNYLTGYLPEQLPTNLSVLRLDGNSITGNIPFTIANITNLGDLNLSSNLLIGRIPSSLKSLGKLQRLLLDNNKLEGNIPSEIGEIESLGMLSVSHNMLSGKIPDTIGRLQQLTHLVLNNNHLSGNVTASLGNCYSLELLDLSSNQFKGSIPHEVASLANLQFYFNLSRNAFQGSLPLEIGKMIHVQAIDVSANRLEGTNPGTLGSCEQLEYLKLSSNELQGTIPNSLSGLKSLVSMDLSSNNLSGLIPVSLNSLNMLQYLNLSFNNFSGEIPEEGIFKNLTSTSFMGNMGLCGKWMQLPACPVNTIQPKDHISRIRIFALGGGTIAFLLVCLLLFGLIYRRNKVKCSVHTDILSRKLMDNWEISYQEILEATDGFNERNLLGTGSFGSVYKGIMGDGTEAAFKLINLQNEEYNNSFIRECKVLANVRHRNLVKIISFCSEFRRKLLVLEFMSKGNLETMLHSNGNLLTFLEILNIAIDVIHGLEYLHHDSFIQVVHCDIKPSNILMDEDMTAHVADFGIARMICESDTSTINSGSISTLSLKGSMGYIAPEYGVGGKVSTRGDVYSYGIMLLEMVTRKSPIDNMFVGGLNLHSSVSMHFDNKLEEIIDMRMMEGIGKYEINQTLIPFILIALECSKECPSERPAARKVVGRMQTIRETHHKAQRYKADTY from the exons ATGCATTCCCTGTTGAGAATATGCTTTATTCTGTTTATTTTTCTATTGCCCTGTACCTCTGCTTTTACTGATGAGCAAAGCCTCCTGGACTTCAGGAATTCCATTACTTTAGATCCTCTAAATGCCTTAGCCAATTGGATCTCTACCATTCATTTCTGCAATTGGACTGGAGTTACTTGTGATTCAGCCAAAAACAGAGTGCAAATTCTTCAGTTACCAGATCTGGAATTAGAGGGTTCGATCTCCCCTTCAATTGGTAATCTGTCATTCCTCATACAACTTAATCTCATTAACAACAGTTTTGTAGGCCAAATTCCACAGGAAATAGGACGAATTCAAGGCTTACAAAATTTGTATCTTTCAATCAACCTATTAGAGGGCTCAATTCCAAGGAATCTGACTTCTTGCAAGGAGTTAAAAGAACTGATCCTGTCTAGTAATCTATTGACAGGAACAATTCCTTCAGAGTTGGATTTGCTTACAAATCTCCGGGTCCTTAAGCTTGGTTCCAACAATCTTTGTGGTAACATCCCTCCCTCCTTAGGAAACCTCTCCTACCTGGAAACATTGTCTATGGAAGATCTTGACCTTGAAGGTCACATTCCACCTGAATTGGGAATGCTTTCTAGCTTGACCTCCTTTATCATGTTTGGGAATTCCGGTTTAACTGGCCCCATTCCCTTGTCAATCTCAAACAATTCAGGCTTAGTAGAATTGGCCCTTTATAGCAACAGTTTGACTGGTACTATCCCACTAGAATTGGGCAAGCTCTCTCGCCTTAAAATTCTATATCTATGGGACAATCAGCTGAGAGGCACCATCCCAGCCACAATCGCCAATTGCACACAATTGATTAGACTTGATTTGGAGTTAAATCATCTGAATGGAGAAGTACCATTGGAACTTAGCAAGCTTTCACTTCTGAAATCGCTGAGCCTCTCATCTAATCAGCTTGTTAGTGGCAGCTCTGTCACCATCCCCATTCTGACAGCTCTCCGCAATTGCACCGTCCTAAGTAGCCTAATGATTCACGACAATTATTTGACTGGATACCTGCCAGAGCAGCTTCCCACAAATCTCTCTGTCCTAAGACTAGATGGTAATAGCATAACAGGAAACATACCTTTCACTATTGCCAACATAACCAATTTGGGAGATCTTAATTTGTCTTCCAATCTCCTTATTGGCCGCATCCCATCCTCTCTGAAAAGCCTTGGGAAGTTGCAGAGACTTTTGCTAGACAACAACAAGCTAGAAGGAAACATACCCAGTGAGATTGGTGAAATAGAAAGCCTTGGGATGCTATCAGTGAGCCATAATATGCTTTCTGGAAAGATCCCTGATACAATTGGTCGACTTCAACAGTTAACACATCTTGTGCTTAACAACAACCATCTATCCGGGAATGTAACTGCAAGTTTGGGAAATTGTTACAGTCTGGAATTGTTGGACCTCTCCAGCAACCAGTtcaaaggaagtataccccatgAAGTGGCCAGTCTTGCTAATTTACAGTTTTATTTCAATTTGTCCAGAAACGCATTTCAAGGATCTCTACCTCTGGAAATTGGAAAGATGATTCATGTCCAGGCTATTGATGTTTCAGCGAACAGATTAGAAGGTACAAATCCAGGCACGCTGGGAAGCTGTGAACAACTAGAATATCTGAAGCTTTCTTCAAATGAATTGCAAGGCACAATACCAAATTCTCTGAGCGGATTGAAAAGCCTTGTTTCTATGGATCTGTCTTCCAACAACCTTTCAGGTTTGATCCCTGTGTCTCTAAATTCGCTGAATATGCTTCAGTATTTGAACTTGTCTTTCAATAACTTCAGTGGAGAGATCCCAGAAGAAGGCATCTTTAAAAATTTGACATCTACATCGTTTATGGGAAATATGGGTCTGTGTGGGAAATGGATGCAATTACCTGCATGCCCTGTTAATACTATTCAGCCTAAGGACCACATCAGCAGAATTCGAATATTTGCACTAGGGGGTGGAACCATTGCTTTCCTATTAGTATGTTTATTGCTTTTTGGACTAATTTACAGAAGGAACAAGGTCAAGTGTTCTGTTCACACTGACATTTTGTCCCGGAAACTCATGGATAACTGGGAGATTTCCTATCAAGAAATCCTTGAAGCCACAGATGGATTTAACGAGAGAAACTTGTTGGGGACTGGTAGTTTTGGCTCAGTGTACAAAGGCATTATGGGTGATGGTACAGAGGCTGCTTTCAAACTTATAAATTTGCAAAACGAGGAATACAACAACAGCTTCATCAGAGAATGCAAAGTCTTGGCAAATGTCAGGCACAGAAATCTGGTTAAAATCATATCTTTTTGTTCAGAATTCAGACGCAAATTATTGGTTCTAGAGTTCATGTCCAAAGGAAATTTGGAGACAATGCTGCATTCCAATGGTAATCTATTGACCTTCTTGGAGATATTGAACATAGCAATTGATGTTATCCATGGACTAGAATATCTACATCATGACAGCTTTATACAAGTTGTACACTGTGATATAAAACCAAGCAACATTCTTATGGACGAGGATATGACAGCACATGTAGCAGATTTTGGCATTGCCCGAATGATTTGTGAGTCTGACACTAGTACCATTAACTCAGGAAGTATTTCCACTCTGTCTCTGAAAGGATCCATGGGCTACATTGCACCAG AATATGGAGTTGGTGGAAAGGTATCCACGAGGGGGGATGTTTACAGTTATGGTATTATGCTGTTGGAGATGGTAACTCGAAAGAGTCCAATCGACAACATGTTTGTGGGAGGATTGAATCTCCACAGTTCGGTAAGCATGCATTTTGATAACAAGTTGGAAGAGATTATTGACATGAGAATGATGGAGGGTATaggaaaatatgaaataaatcaaacGCTCATTCCTTTCATACTTATTGCGTTGGAATGTTCAAAGGAGTGCCCCAGTGAGAGACCCGCAGCCAGAAAGGTGGTAGGAAGAATGCAAACTATTCGGGAAACTCATCATAAGGCTCAACGTTATAAAGCTGATACCTATTGA